Proteins encoded within one genomic window of Nonomuraea gerenzanensis:
- a CDS encoding DUF948 domain-containing protein, with protein sequence MLTAGEVAGLIAATGWVVLVCVMAMVLVKLARLLTETSKAVSDLNNRLAPLLDDLSVTVNETNRQLVAVEAIAKDVKQVSGHAAKLSAVTQTIFTGPLVKVSALGYGVRRAIEARRVSRPRARVRRREQGRVR encoded by the coding sequence ATGCTTACCGCTGGAGAGGTCGCCGGGCTGATCGCGGCCACGGGCTGGGTGGTCCTGGTCTGCGTCATGGCGATGGTGCTCGTCAAGCTCGCGAGGCTGCTCACCGAGACCAGCAAGGCGGTCTCCGACCTGAACAACCGCCTCGCGCCGCTGCTCGACGACCTGAGCGTCACGGTCAACGAGACCAACAGGCAGCTGGTCGCCGTGGAAGCCATCGCCAAGGACGTCAAGCAGGTCAGCGGGCACGCGGCCAAGCTGAGCGCCGTCACGCAGACGATCTTCACCGGGCCGCTGGTCAAGGTGTCCGCGCTCGGCTACGGCGTGCGCCGGGCCATCGAGGCCCGCCGCGTCAGCCGGCCCAGGGCCCGCGTGAGACGGCGCGAGCAGGGGCGGGTGCGATGA
- a CDS encoding oxygenase MpaB family protein yields the protein MHVETPGWPAAVRAFQLQSLHPRTIRGIAQNCLLDDPEVARARLRRQRDYLAVRTFGTREQAEHAAERARRVHARLIGLDTDTGTLFRVNEEENLRWVHCVEVSSYLEVARRSGVPLSAAERDAYVAEQCRSARLVGLGDVPRDTGELDDYFAGMRPYLSATEEARDALRRSLSPQLSLRLAFIAPPLALGSLPAVGALAFATLPAWARQLYGCRGHRAAGYAADAALKALRTAAMALPERLVAPEIRAARGLMRAVTEVPGADVAA from the coding sequence GTGCACGTCGAGACGCCCGGCTGGCCGGCCGCCGTACGCGCCTTCCAGCTCCAGTCCCTGCACCCCCGCACGATCCGCGGCATCGCCCAGAACTGCCTCCTCGACGACCCCGAGGTGGCCCGCGCCCGACTCCGGCGCCAGCGCGACTACCTCGCGGTGCGCACGTTCGGCACCCGGGAGCAGGCCGAGCACGCGGCCGAGCGTGCCCGGCGGGTGCACGCCCGCCTCATCGGCCTCGACACCGACACCGGCACGCTGTTCCGGGTCAACGAGGAGGAGAATCTGCGCTGGGTGCACTGCGTGGAGGTCTCCTCCTACCTGGAGGTGGCCAGGCGCTCCGGCGTGCCGCTCAGCGCGGCCGAGCGCGACGCGTACGTGGCCGAGCAGTGTCGCAGCGCCCGCCTCGTGGGCCTCGGGGACGTCCCGCGCGACACGGGGGAGCTGGACGACTACTTCGCCGGCATGCGCCCCTACCTGTCGGCCACCGAGGAGGCGCGCGACGCGCTGCGCCGCAGCCTCAGCCCGCAGCTCTCGCTCCGGCTGGCGTTCATCGCGCCGCCGCTCGCGCTCGGCTCGCTGCCCGCCGTGGGCGCGCTGGCGTTCGCGACGCTGCCCGCGTGGGCCAGGCAGCTGTACGGCTGCCGCGGCCATCGGGCGGCCGGGTACGCGGCGGACGCGGCGCTCAAGGCGCTGCGCACGGCGGCCATGGCGCTGCCGGAACGGCTGGTGGCGCCCGAGATCAGGGCGGCACGAGGGCTCATGCGCGCGGTCACGGAAGTGCCAGGGGCCGACGTGGCAGCCTGA
- a CDS encoding cyclase family protein, translated as MTEYRACFDARIAFSNGGDLTVHGFRVDLPGPDASEADIAELFVASLGLLMTDTVELAGVRVFPEAHKGTRGGPSDPRRSGPPAAGGGRGRLAELSHPPKEGGTYLEAPAGDLGAVELSRSVDLPAVVVRVTGARRTPVGVGSLAPFDVRGHAVLLHTGVREGHCLAPEAATWLVEHGAVLVGTDADGLDDCAHEARPARQALLAGGVPVVERLTGLEQLPPTGALFTAAPPRVLGVGRVPVRAYARLP; from the coding sequence ATGACCGAGTACCGCGCCTGCTTCGACGCCCGCATCGCCTTCAGCAACGGCGGCGACCTGACCGTGCACGGCTTCCGGGTGGACCTGCCCGGCCCCGACGCCTCCGAAGCCGACATCGCCGAGCTGTTCGTGGCCTCGCTCGGCCTGCTCATGACCGACACCGTCGAGCTGGCCGGCGTGCGCGTCTTCCCCGAGGCGCACAAGGGCACCAGAGGCGGCCCGTCCGACCCGCGCCGCAGCGGCCCGCCCGCGGCCGGCGGCGGCCGGGGGCGGCTGGCCGAGCTCAGCCACCCGCCCAAGGAGGGCGGCACCTACCTGGAGGCCCCCGCCGGCGACCTGGGCGCCGTGGAGCTGTCCCGCTCGGTGGACCTGCCCGCCGTGGTCGTGCGGGTGACGGGCGCGCGGCGCACCCCCGTCGGGGTCGGCTCGCTGGCCCCCTTCGACGTACGCGGCCACGCCGTGCTGCTGCACACCGGCGTACGCGAGGGCCACTGCCTGGCCCCGGAGGCGGCCACCTGGCTCGTCGAGCACGGGGCGGTGCTGGTCGGCACCGACGCCGACGGCCTCGACGACTGCGCCCACGAGGCGCGCCCCGCACGGCAGGCGCTGCTCGCCGGCGGCGTGCCCGTCGTCGAGCGGCTGACCGGCCTGGAGCAGCTCCCGCCGACCGGCGCGCTGTTCACGGCCGCGCCGCCGCGCGTGCTGGGCGTCGGCCGAGTCCCGGTGCGTGCCTACGCCCGCCTGCCGTGA
- a CDS encoding replication-associated recombination protein A has translation MRPRTLDEVIGQRHLLGSGTPLRRLVESEAPMSLFLWGPPGTGKTTLAYVVSNVTKRRFVEISAVSAGVKDVRAAIDNARRELGMTGRQTVLFVDEVHRFNKAQQDALLPAVENRWVTFIGATTENPFFSVISPLLSRSLLLTLESLTDDDVRAVLRRAVADPRGLAGRATLAPEALEHLVRLAGGDARRSLTYLEAAALLADDITVEVVEKAVDKAAVRYDRQGDQHYDVISAFIKSMRGSDADAALHYLARMIEAGEDPRFIARRIVIFASEDVGMADPTCLQTAVAAAQAVQLIGLPEGQINLAHAVIHCAMAPKSNAVVKAIGAAIGDVRKGLIGQVPGHLRDAHYSGAAKLGHGDGYKYPHDYEHGLVRQDYAPEQVRERRYYEPTRHGAEGPVAERWAKIRDFLRKP, from the coding sequence ATGCGCCCGCGCACGCTCGACGAGGTGATCGGCCAGCGGCACCTGCTGGGCTCCGGCACCCCGCTGCGGCGCCTGGTCGAGAGCGAGGCTCCCATGTCGCTGTTCCTCTGGGGCCCGCCCGGCACCGGCAAGACCACGCTGGCCTACGTCGTCTCCAATGTCACCAAGCGCCGCTTCGTGGAGATCTCCGCCGTGTCCGCGGGCGTCAAGGACGTGCGCGCCGCCATCGACAACGCGCGCCGCGAGCTCGGCATGACGGGGCGGCAGACGGTGCTGTTCGTCGACGAGGTGCACCGCTTCAACAAGGCCCAGCAGGACGCCCTGCTGCCCGCCGTGGAGAACCGCTGGGTCACCTTCATCGGCGCCACCACGGAAAACCCGTTCTTCTCGGTCATCTCGCCGCTGCTGTCGCGCTCGCTGCTGCTCACGCTGGAGTCCCTGACCGACGACGACGTGCGCGCCGTCCTGCGGCGTGCCGTGGCCGACCCGCGCGGCCTGGCCGGCCGGGCCACCCTCGCCCCCGAGGCGCTGGAGCACCTGGTGCGCCTGGCGGGCGGCGACGCGCGCCGGTCGCTGACCTACCTGGAGGCGGCGGCGCTGCTGGCCGACGACATCACGGTCGAGGTGGTGGAGAAGGCCGTCGACAAGGCGGCCGTCCGCTACGACCGGCAGGGCGACCAGCACTACGACGTGATCAGCGCGTTCATCAAGTCGATGCGCGGCTCCGACGCCGACGCCGCGCTGCACTACCTGGCCCGCATGATCGAGGCCGGCGAGGACCCGCGCTTCATCGCCCGCCGCATCGTCATCTTCGCCTCCGAGGACGTCGGCATGGCCGACCCGACCTGCCTGCAGACGGCCGTGGCGGCGGCGCAGGCGGTGCAGCTCATCGGGCTGCCCGAGGGGCAGATCAACCTCGCGCACGCCGTGATCCACTGCGCCATGGCCCCCAAGTCCAACGCCGTGGTCAAGGCCATCGGCGCGGCCATCGGCGACGTCCGCAAGGGCCTGATCGGGCAGGTGCCCGGCCACCTGCGCGACGCCCACTACTCCGGTGCCGCCAAGCTCGGGCACGGCGACGGCTACAAGTACCCGCACGACTACGAGCACGGGCTGGTGCGCCAGGACTACGCGCCCGAGCAGGTGCGCGAGCGGCGCTACTACGAGCCCACCCGGCACGGGGCCGAAGGGCCGGTGGCCGAGCGCTGGGCGAAGATCCGCGACTTCCTCCGCAAGCCCTGA
- a CDS encoding DUF2231 domain-containing protein: MFDEIMGLPAHPLIIHFAVVLTPLLVLVAIAHALLPRRRANLAWAVVLLSLAAPAAVFAARQSGESLKAARFSTAEGEMAARISAHESFATPLLMSVLGLGAVALLLVYATRPARDSVGRDRFGSTVTVILSALTVVLAAVCGYYVFQAGDSGARAVWS, from the coding sequence ATGTTCGACGAGATCATGGGCCTGCCGGCCCACCCCCTGATCATTCACTTCGCCGTGGTGCTGACCCCGCTGCTCGTGCTGGTCGCGATCGCGCACGCGCTGCTGCCGCGCCGGCGCGCGAACCTCGCCTGGGCCGTGGTGCTGCTCAGTCTGGCCGCGCCGGCGGCGGTCTTCGCGGCCAGGCAGAGCGGGGAGAGCCTCAAGGCGGCCCGCTTCAGCACGGCGGAGGGCGAGATGGCCGCCCGCATCTCGGCGCACGAGAGCTTCGCCACCCCGCTGCTGATGTCGGTGCTCGGGCTCGGCGCCGTCGCCCTGCTGCTGGTCTACGCCACCCGCCCCGCCCGCGACTCCGTCGGCCGCGACCGCTTCGGCAGCACCGTCACCGTGATCCTGTCCGCGCTGACGGTGGTGCTGGCGGCGGTCTGCGGCTACTACGTCTTCCAGGCCGGCGACTCGGGGGCCAGAGCCGTGTGGTCCTGA
- a CDS encoding peptidylprolyl isomerase, whose product MSGDDRQNEEDRQKELAREHKERQAKRAAEQSAKSRRNTFIGAAVAVVVVAGGIFAATTLVNNDSGEAAAQSSASPSASASPSASASIPVPSTSPSKAAPVSCTYKRETSVPNKFVGLPGKKPNMKLKKMTIELNRGTVVVDLMTDMAPCTVNSLNFLAKKKFYDNMKCHRLVTPDVSGVHMLQCGDPLAKADGKNPTDGQGTAGYVYADENFEIPLGKGVVFMTQPGDAAGQNNSQFAISLSDENVQIGDGYSVVGMVSEGMDMLVGLASSGKDLIVNEADITGDGGTTVPKNPVIIKRITFS is encoded by the coding sequence GTGAGCGGCGACGACCGCCAGAACGAAGAGGACCGCCAGAAAGAGCTGGCGCGGGAGCATAAGGAACGGCAGGCGAAGCGCGCCGCCGAGCAGAGCGCCAAGTCGAGGCGGAACACGTTCATCGGCGCGGCTGTGGCCGTCGTCGTGGTCGCGGGCGGCATCTTCGCGGCGACCACCCTGGTCAACAACGACTCCGGGGAGGCGGCGGCGCAGAGCAGCGCCTCGCCCAGCGCCTCGGCGTCGCCGTCGGCATCGGCGTCCATCCCCGTGCCGTCCACGAGCCCATCGAAGGCCGCCCCCGTGAGCTGCACCTACAAGCGGGAAACCTCGGTGCCGAACAAGTTCGTGGGCCTGCCGGGCAAGAAGCCGAACATGAAGCTGAAGAAGATGACGATCGAGCTGAACCGCGGCACGGTCGTCGTCGACCTCATGACGGACATGGCGCCCTGCACGGTCAACTCGCTGAACTTCCTGGCGAAGAAGAAGTTCTACGACAACATGAAGTGCCACCGCCTGGTCACGCCCGACGTGTCCGGCGTGCACATGCTGCAGTGCGGCGACCCGCTGGCCAAGGCCGACGGCAAGAACCCGACGGACGGCCAGGGCACGGCCGGGTACGTCTACGCCGACGAGAACTTCGAGATCCCGCTCGGCAAGGGCGTGGTGTTCATGACGCAGCCGGGTGACGCGGCGGGCCAGAACAACAGCCAGTTCGCGATCTCGCTGTCGGACGAGAACGTGCAGATCGGCGACGGCTACTCGGTCGTCGGCATGGTCAGCGAGGGCATGGACATGCTCGTCGGCCTGGCCTCCAGCGGCAAGGACCTGATCGTCAACGAGGCCGACATCACGGGCGACGGCGGCACCACCGTGCCGAAGAACCCGGTGATCATCAAGCGGATCACGTTCTCCTGA